The uncultured Trichococcus sp. DNA window ATCAAAAAAAGTCCAAGAATTGCTTCCTGGACTTTTTCGATGCATTGAATTAATTTTTTGTCGGCACACTGTGGCTCAGCAGTTCTTCATAAGCCAGTTCAAATTTCTGAACATCTCCAGCCCCCATGAAAATGGCGACAGCATCATGGAACTCCAGCAACGGCGACATGTTGTTGACGTTCAATACTGTAGCGCCTTTTTCGATTTTATCGGCCAAGTCGCCGATCGAAACCTGACCGTTCTTTTCGCGTGCGGATCCGAAGATATCGCAAAGGAAGACCTTATCGGCCAGTTCCAACGACTCAGCGAACTCGCTGAGTAGAGCTACCGTACGCGTGAAGGTATGCGGTTGGAAAATCGCAATGATTTCTTTCGAAGGGTATTTCTGTCTGGCTGCATCCAGGGTAGCACGGATTTCGGATGGGTGGTGGGCGTAATCATCGATGACGACCATATCCGAAATGTATTTCTCGCTGAAGCGACGTTTTACGCCTGAGAAGGTCTTCAACTGGGCAGCAACCTTGTCTTTGTCCAATCCTTCCAACCAGCAGAATGTGAGGATGGCCAATGAGTTGAGGATGTTGTGCGTGCCGAATGATGGGATTTCAAAATGACCGAACAACTCGCCATTTATTTCCACATCGAACTGACTGCCGTTTGTGTTTTTCGTGACATTTTTGGCGACAACATCATTGTCTTCAGCGAACCCGTAAAACGTTACCGGATATTTGCCTTTCAGTTCACGGACATAGGCATCCTCCCCACAAGCGATGATGCCTTTTTTCACTTGGGATGCAAACGCAGCAAACGCGCTGTAAACATCATTGATGTCCTCATAATAATCCGGATGATCGAAATCGATGTTCGTGATGATGGCATAATCGGGTGAGTAAGCCAAGAAATGACGTCTGTATTCGCAGGCTTCCAAAACGAAATACTCCGCATCTTCCCGACCGAAACCAGTGCCGTCGCCGATCAGATAACTTGTCGGGGCGATTCCGTCCAGAACATGGGACAACAAGCCAGTTGTGCTCGTTTTACCATGTGAACCGGTAATAGCGACACTTGTATAATTTTTGATCAACTCGCCTATGAAATCATGGTAGCGGATGACCGTCAATCCGAGTTCTTTCGCCTTCGCGATTTCCTCATGGGAATCAGGGAAAGCATTCCCTGCAATGACCGTCAAATCCGGTGTGATATTTGCTTCACTGAATGGCATGATTGTGATACCAGCATCATCCAAGCCTTTTTGCGTAAAGAAATAAGTTTCGACATCCGAGCCTTGGACACGGTAGCCTTTTCCATGCAGGATCAATGCCAACGCACTCATCCCAGAACCTTTGATGCCGACAAAATGATAAATCGTTTCCGTTTCCATAATTACCTCCAAGTGAATAAGAAAGGTTAGTCTTTCGGCTACCTTCTGATGTTTGTGTCTCAAAACACTCGCTTAGGACTTGATGACTTGCTGTCCAGTTAATGAGCCGGAACCAGTATAGCACGCACGGATTAAGAGAATGCATGAAATTATTTAAAATTTGATTTCAAACATGTCAATAATTTCATCGCATCATCAACCGCGGCGCCCAAATCAGCCTAATGTTACAATCCAATGACTAAAAATAAGAGGGACTTGCCGAATCGGAAGGCTCATGAACGAATTTTCCGGTTGCATCATACGAGCGTTCCTGCTCCATGATACCCAACAACGACCGGTTCATCGCCCGTTTGGACTTACCTTCTAAAGGTTGCAGCTCACTTGTTTCCGCAATCTTTCCTTCCAGGAAAACATCGTCTTCAACAGGTGGGGCAAGTTCGAAAAGAAGCAGGTCCGAGCTGCCTTTCTTCAAAAATGCCGCAATCGCGCGATAATCAACTTTCTTTTGTTTCAGATTTTGCCAACCTTTCAACGGTTCCGGTACTTCGGTCAGTTGGAAAGGCCTTCTGCTTTTGTAGGAGGCAAACGGGTGCATACCCAGTTCCGTGCGGCGCTCCTGCTGTTTTTGGTCCTTCAGTCTTTTTTTTTCGACTGCGAAGACGTCTTCGACAGGCTTCACAGCTTGATCCCTGAAGGATACGAACGCTTCCTTGTTGTGGCGGATGTACGGGACTGTGTCCATCGGATGGAGCAAATCTTGCGAGATATAGGAGGCTGGTTGTGCAGAGTCGCCTTTTTCTTCCGGTTTGCCGTGCTCTTCATCCTCTTTTTTCAGGTAATTCGGAAAATCAAACTTATTTGTTGCAGGATGACTTCCTTCCACCCCTGAACGATGGTCATGCCGAAAAAAACTTGGTCCATCATAGCGACTCATCCATTCTGCTCCTCTCTTGTTTTGCTTCCGGCCTAGCTATGCCCGGTTTCAATGGAATTCCTTTATAATAGTACTTCTTTTTCAATAAAAATTCTATAGGATTATTTGGAGAACGCTGCGCCTGTTGCATAGCTGTCATCCAACACAAGGATGCCTTTTTTAGGGCTTGCGTTCTCCAATTGCAATTCTTTGGCTGAACAGATCATGCCGTGGCTGGCTACGCCGCGCAATTCACCCGGCCAGATGATCAAACCGTTGGGCATGACCGCGCCCGGTTTGGCCACGACGACGCGTTGGCCTTTTTTGATGTTGGCTGCACCGCAGACGATCTGCAGCACTTCACCGTTGTCCACTTCCGTTTGCGTAACGGACAGATGGTCGGAGTCTTCATGCGGCACGCATTCCTTGACGTAGCCCACAACAAATTTAGGCGAACGATCGACGACGACAGCGTCACTGAAACCTGCCGCTTGGATCAAAGCATTCACTTTTGCGACTTCCTCATCGGAAAGGATGACTTGTCCCTTTGCATCCAACGTAAGCGTATCTGAAATCGAAAACAGATTATAGCCCATCGTTTCATTCGTACGGTTGTTGAAAATGCGCGTCACATTGCCTTTTGATTCGCAGGCTTGTTCTTGGCGGACGGCGATGTCCCCTTTCGTCAACATCAATGTATCCCCGACTGCTTCACGATTATAAAAACTTAACCACATGTTATGTTTGCTCCTTTATGCTTCTTCATTTATTTTTTCCCAAACGAAATAGTATCACAATTCACCCAAAAAGGCTTCAATCTCTTTTTGCGTCTTCCGGTTGCGTGAAACGAAACGTCCCAAAAGCTCTCCCCGGTCATAGACGACGAAGCTCGGGATTCCGGAAATCTGCAGAGCTTCTCCCAACGTGCCGAAATCATCGCGGTCTATTTCGACGAAACGAAAATCCGCGAATTTATTCTCCACCTCGGGCATGAACGGACGGATGTAATGGCAATCCGGGCACCAACCGGTCATGAAGACGAATACTGTTTTTCCCGAATCGCGCAGTTCTTTGAATTGATCCAAATCTTTCAGTTTATCCATAATCAAGCTCCCCCTCAGTTCATGGCCATGATGGTTTCATAAGTGCTCTTGTCCAAGGTTTTGATGACTTGTGCGACCATTTCCTTGGCTGCCGCATAATCGTCGATGTGGAACATGGTCTGATGTGTGTGGATGTAGCGGGCGCAGACGCCGATGACCGCGCTAGGCACCCCGTCGTTCATGACATGGGCGGCACCCGCATCCGTTCCGCCTTTGGAAACGAAATACTGATAAGGGATATCATGCGTTTCCGCCGTATCCAGCAGGAATTCGCGCATCCCTTTCAACGTGATCATGCCGGGATCCTGGATCCGCAAAAGGAAACCTTCCCCCAGATGACCGAACGTATCCTTGGTCGTCGTCAGATCATCGGCAGCGGAACAATCCACCGCAAAGAACAGATCGGGCTTGAATTTGTGCACGGCCCCTTTTGTCCCCCGCAGTCCTACCTCTTCCTGTACGTTTGCACCGGCAATCAACGTATTCGGCAGCTTTTCATTTTTCAATGCTTCCAGCGTTTCCAAAACGACTGTGTTCCCGTAACGGTTGTCCCACGCTTTTGAGATGATTTTCTTTTTGTTTGCGGTCCAGATCGTTTCGGTTTGGGGAACGATTGTATCTCCTGGACGCACTCCGAATGACATCGCTTCTTCTTTCGAATCAAAGCCAGCATCGAACAGGATATCCGTCACTTTGACTTTTTTCCCTTCACCCTCCCCGCGCAACAAATGCGGCGGAACAGAAGATGAGATCGCAGGAATATCACCTTTTGAAGTCTGTAGCGTATAACGCTGTGCCGAAACGACATAGGCATTCCAGCCGCCGAGCGGCACGACCCGGAACAATCCCCGTTCCGTGATGCCGGATACCATGAAACCCACTTCATCCATGTGTGCCGCCACCATGATGCGCGGTGCCGTTTCATCTTCATGCTCTCTGATCCCGAAAATGCCGCCCAAGCCGTCCGTTTCGATGCGATCCACGAGGGGCGCCATTCTCTCCTGCATGTAGTTCCGGATATTGCGCTCGTTTCCGCTTGTCCCCTGCAATTCCGTCAATTCTTTGATCATAGCAAATGTTTTATCTTCCATATTTGAATGGAGCAGCACACAAATTTACCCTTATGCCGCTCCCGGTCCCCCTTCATTGTCTGACTATCTCTCCCATTATAGCGCAGCATCATTGTCATAGCAACGATTCCCTTCATTCCGGAGCAGCCGCCGCTGCCGGAAACGTTTCCTTCCCGAAGCCTGAAGCGATCGACGTTCTCCTGTCATTTTTTTCGTTTTATTGCTATACTTAAGGGAGAAAAAAGAAAGCGCATCACTTTGAGGAGGAACATAGGATGAACTTTTTGGAAAAATGCATGTGCAAAAAACACAAAGAAGAAATCTTGGGCGGTATTTTATTCGGAGCCGGACTCGTACTTGGCTCAGTCGTGACAGCCCTTTGCTACGAACAGAAGCGGACCGTAAACGGCGACAAGATCCTGGAAAACGTCAAAAAGATGTTCTTGGCTGAAGCTCCGATCGAAGGATCATGGATCGAACTGCACCCTGTCCCGCTCAATCGCTATTCTTCAAAAACGGATGTCTATTACGGCGGAATTTCCCGTAAAGAGGATGGCGTATTGGTGCAATACGAATTCATCGCCGACGCCTACACTGGAACCATCTTGGATCTCTATAAATTGTAAAAAAACAGAAAAAGGAAGGAACAAAGCTGCGAGTGCTTCGTTCCTTCCTTTTTGTCTGGGTTCTATTTTTCTGAATCAACCGTTTCTTTTTTCGGGAATGCTGCTTCTACGCGGTAGATGCGGTCTCCTCTTGAAGAGAACTTCGCTTCGTACTCCGTCATGATGTTCCCCTCAAAATCACTCTTGTGCAGATCCAACCAGACTTGCTTCAAAGTCATTCCATACTGCGAGAAGCTCGCCAACGAATATTCGAAAAGGCCTTGGTTATCCGTCTTGAAATGGATTTCTCCGCCGGAAACCAAAATCTGCTCATAGTTGCGCAGGAATTTTTTGTAGGTCAAGCGGCGTTTGTCGTGTTTGGACTTTGGCCATGGATCGGAAAAGTTCAGGTAGACGCGATCCACTTCGCCTTCCTCAAAGAAATCCGCTACATTCTCTCCGTCCGTATTCAGCAACTGGACATTTTTCAGACCCGCTTCGATCATCTTATCAAGCGTCATGACCGCCACGCTCGTCTGACGTTCGATACCGATGTAATTCACTTCCGGATGCATGCGAGCCATCTCGACGATGAACTGGCCTTTGCCGGAACCGATTTCGACGTGGATCGGTTGGTCGTTGCCGAAGCGCTCCTGCCATTTCCCTTTCCAATCCGCTGGTTCCATCACAACATATTGGGTACTCTCAGCCAACTTTTCGGCAGCCCATGGTTTATTTCTTACGCGCATAATTCTCCTCTTTCTTATCTGTTTTTTTAAGAAAAGCTGAACGGGTTCGTTCAGCCCTGAAAGAAATTTAGGAAATCTGTCCTTGCAACGTTCCCTACGGTCACCTTGTACTGGGGCTCTAAGGGATGAATCCCTAAGAGTCCCATGCAACTGAGCATCGAAGAGCGCAATTGCTGAGAGACTTTCTGCGTCAGCAGATTAGTCGAACAGTATGTCTTGGCTCGCAGAGACAAGACATTCCTTATTCTTTTTTCCGAAGGGCTAACCCGTGAAGCTGGACATCATTTTAGATGCATGAAACATTTTGCAAACTTGCGAAACACCTACGGTGATGCACTTTTCACTCTGGAAAATTTTATAAATTACTATATGTCGAAAAAAGAAATCCTTTCCGTTCGTATGAAGACGAAGAGGATTTCATAAATAACTGTTGATGCGGTTCTGATACAGCTTTTTCAGCAACAGAATCAATTGGTTCATCTCCAGATTGCGTTCCTGTGAGTGGCTCTTTTTGATCATGCTGAGGCACACCATCATGCTGTACCACTCCAAACGGCGTTCCATATTGTCATTCATCCGCAAGCCGTACTGCTCCAACCATACTCTCCATTCCTCATAGGGAACGTATTGGACCAGCAAGGTGCTGATGTCCGAGAACGGATCGGCAATTTTGACCATTTCCCAATCCACCAGATATAGCCGGTCTTCCTCATCCAACAGGAAATTTTTCCGATTAACATCTCCGTGGCAGACTGTCTTTTGCGAGTCATCGATGCTGGCGATGCTGTTCTTCACATATTCAGCCGCTTGTTGAAGGACCGAATTGGATTTCAGGTCATCCGGCAAATCAGCGACGTACAGGTTGTAGAAGTTGATCGGGTTGAAGACTTCCCCTTTTACCTTCTGAAGCATCTTCAGGAGATTTTCTGAATGATGGATGCGATGCAGAATCTCGCGTACGCTCTTCCCTTTCATCTCATCCGGATTCAACTCCCTGCCGTTGAGCCATTCTTGAGCTGTCAGGACGTCCCCGTTGCCGACCCGTTTGGTCCAGATCAACCTCGGCGTGATCCCCTCAACAGAAAGCGCAGCTAAGAAAGGCGAAGAGTTTCTTTTCAAAAAGACTCTTTCCTCGGCTCTGGTACCCATATAAGCTTGTCCTGTATCTCCTCCGATGGGATGTAGCCGCCACCCTGAGTCCATTTTATAATCCATCGAGCTCATTCCTTACTCTGTCTTTAGTTTTGAAAAGCGGTACAAGCCCGCTCTGCCTCGATTGAGGAAACACTGTGACCTAATCGGTCAAGTGTATCATGCCTCTAAGCGATTGAAATCGCAAGAGTCATGACAATTTAGGAAATCTGGCCTCGCAACGTTCCCTGCGGTCACCTTGTACTGGGAGTCTAAGGGATGAATCCCTAAGACTCCCATGCAAATGAGCATCGCAGAGCGCAATGGGTCAGATTTATCTAATTTCCGAGAGGCAGGCTTGGACCGCTAGACATCTTTTTAGGTGCATGAAATATTTTGCAAACATGTGAAGCACCAAAGGTGATGCACTTTTAATTTGATAAATTTATATCATTGAAAAGAAGGAGCCGGGACGAAAGCCCCAGCTATCTCGGTCTGCTCTTCTGTTCATAAGCCACGTGTTCTTTTGGCGATGAC harbors:
- the murC gene encoding UDP-N-acetylmuramate--L-alanine ligase, coding for METETIYHFVGIKGSGMSALALILHGKGYRVQGSDVETYFFTQKGLDDAGITIMPFSEANITPDLTVIAGNAFPDSHEEIAKAKELGLTVIRYHDFIGELIKNYTSVAITGSHGKTSTTGLLSHVLDGIAPTSYLIGDGTGFGREDAEYFVLEACEYRRHFLAYSPDYAIITNIDFDHPDYYEDINDVYSAFAAFASQVKKGIIACGEDAYVRELKGKYPVTFYGFAEDNDVVAKNVTKNTNGSQFDVEINGELFGHFEIPSFGTHNILNSLAILTFCWLEGLDKDKVAAQLKTFSGVKRRFSEKYISDMVVIDDYAHHPSEIRATLDAARQKYPSKEIIAIFQPHTFTRTVALLSEFAESLELADKVFLCDIFGSAREKNGQVSIGDLADKIEKGATVLNVNNMSPLLEFHDAVAIFMGAGDVQKFELAYEELLSHSVPTKN
- a CDS encoding YtpR family tRNA-binding protein — its product is MWLSFYNREAVGDTLMLTKGDIAVRQEQACESKGNVTRIFNNRTNETMGYNLFSISDTLTLDAKGQVILSDEEVAKVNALIQAAGFSDAVVVDRSPKFVVGYVKECVPHEDSDHLSVTQTEVDNGEVLQIVCGAANIKKGQRVVVAKPGAVMPNGLIIWPGELRGVASHGMICSAKELQLENASPKKGILVLDDSYATGAAFSK
- a CDS encoding thioredoxin family protein, giving the protein MDKLKDLDQFKELRDSGKTVFVFMTGWCPDCHYIRPFMPEVENKFADFRFVEIDRDDFGTLGEALQISGIPSFVVYDRGELLGRFVSRNRKTQKEIEAFLGEL
- the pepA gene encoding glutamyl aminopeptidase; protein product: MEDKTFAMIKELTELQGTSGNERNIRNYMQERMAPLVDRIETDGLGGIFGIREHEDETAPRIMVAAHMDEVGFMVSGITERGLFRVVPLGGWNAYVVSAQRYTLQTSKGDIPAISSSVPPHLLRGEGEGKKVKVTDILFDAGFDSKEEAMSFGVRPGDTIVPQTETIWTANKKKIISKAWDNRYGNTVVLETLEALKNEKLPNTLIAGANVQEEVGLRGTKGAVHKFKPDLFFAVDCSAADDLTTTKDTFGHLGEGFLLRIQDPGMITLKGMREFLLDTAETHDIPYQYFVSKGGTDAGAAHVMNDGVPSAVIGVCARYIHTHQTMFHIDDYAAAKEMVAQVIKTLDKSTYETIMAMN
- a CDS encoding PepSY domain-containing protein — protein: MNFLEKCMCKKHKEEILGGILFGAGLVLGSVVTALCYEQKRTVNGDKILENVKKMFLAEAPIEGSWIELHPVPLNRYSSKTDVYYGGISRKEDGVLVQYEFIADAYTGTILDLYKL
- the trmB gene encoding tRNA (guanosine(46)-N7)-methyltransferase TrmB, with amino-acid sequence MRVRNKPWAAEKLAESTQYVVMEPADWKGKWQERFGNDQPIHVEIGSGKGQFIVEMARMHPEVNYIGIERQTSVAVMTLDKMIEAGLKNVQLLNTDGENVADFFEEGEVDRVYLNFSDPWPKSKHDKRRLTYKKFLRNYEQILVSGGEIHFKTDNQGLFEYSLASFSQYGMTLKQVWLDLHKSDFEGNIMTEYEAKFSSRGDRIYRVEAAFPKKETVDSEK
- a CDS encoding phosphotransferase family protein translates to MDYKMDSGWRLHPIGGDTGQAYMGTRAEERVFLKRNSSPFLAALSVEGITPRLIWTKRVGNGDVLTAQEWLNGRELNPDEMKGKSVREILHRIHHSENLLKMLQKVKGEVFNPINFYNLYVADLPDDLKSNSVLQQAAEYVKNSIASIDDSQKTVCHGDVNRKNFLLDEEDRLYLVDWEMVKIADPFSDISTLLVQYVPYEEWRVWLEQYGLRMNDNMERRLEWYSMMVCLSMIKKSHSQERNLEMNQLILLLKKLYQNRINSYL